In Halorussus limi, a genomic segment contains:
- a CDS encoding NifU family protein, whose amino-acid sequence MTDDDSLKDRVERWLTGQMPIISMHGGESAVQTADPDSGEVVVELGGACSGCAISPRTAQNIKLDLAKDFEEVEDVTVRVAEDGTSGWDIDQPESVMGIDRNEGGRGGRGEGSPNSDHF is encoded by the coding sequence ATGACCGACGACGACTCGCTGAAGGACCGCGTCGAGCGGTGGTTGACGGGGCAGATGCCCATCATCAGCATGCACGGCGGCGAGAGCGCCGTCCAGACGGCCGACCCCGACAGCGGCGAGGTCGTCGTCGAGTTGGGCGGCGCCTGCTCGGGGTGTGCCATCAGCCCCCGGACGGCCCAGAACATCAAACTCGACCTCGCCAAGGACTTCGAGGAGGTCGAGGACGTGACCGTCCGGGTCGCCGAGGACGGCACCAGCGGGTGGGACATCGACCAACCCGAGAGCGTGATGGGCATCGACCGCAACGAGGGCGGCCGCGGCGGCCGCGGCGAGGGGTCGCCGAACAGCGACCACTTCTGA
- a CDS encoding AlbA family DNA-binding domain-containing protein — MNSRDRTLDELVEQFMANPGSAESEQLDFKAKEIVESTEGKRDLAKKASAIANTNGGTIVVGVGEGSREDIIQSFDARSEIKRDLASVFRDNTKPPLDRLTEINIETLSMGARLLRIDIQPSNTYPIEFYNRDSDEYVPYHRVEDTTREMATSDIVEFTKRHSQPGASGEVDLEESITVRTSDIQLFNDSDPRKSPDHRAILNIDQHGLVVPAKAYIDNSFHKSLTFHVEKRAEKRGLSGLKGLLREAEEELNADLGFDFGYAIKYGTKELIGRNSDNYIQDIQNLEKTLELLGWEDNSDPRPIAIAGTRCDFGFIWFQAQYHTGSLSRIKCGLMMSDIPINNSPLSSVFGNEWYEQHNSLRSVQLRLRGDEVSLSNPREVLLDESSGAGRTEIIADNPYFQNKEAILESIDNDALEPFINAICAVDRLPFDVRGGYSSKDIYHSVGEIQMSYIHAVVPAYFVWPMSDPHVVPPSEDPPTPDWLDSLGSDDADERSDE; from the coding sequence ATGAATTCTCGGGATCGGACTCTGGATGAATTAGTGGAGCAGTTTATGGCAAACCCGGGGTCGGCCGAGTCAGAACAATTAGATTTCAAAGCTAAGGAAATAGTTGAGTCCACCGAAGGTAAGCGCGATCTTGCGAAGAAAGCGTCTGCAATCGCCAACACAAACGGAGGGACAATTGTCGTTGGAGTGGGTGAAGGTAGTCGTGAAGATATTATTCAGTCGTTCGATGCTCGATCTGAAATCAAGCGTGATCTTGCGAGCGTATTCCGAGATAACACAAAACCGCCCTTAGACCGACTAACAGAGATAAATATAGAGACGTTGTCGATGGGTGCTCGACTGCTAAGGATTGATATTCAGCCTTCTAATACATATCCGATTGAGTTCTATAATCGAGATTCCGACGAATATGTCCCATATCACCGTGTTGAAGATACGACTCGCGAGATGGCTACTAGTGACATTGTAGAATTCACGAAAAGGCATTCACAGCCGGGAGCAAGTGGGGAGGTTGATCTTGAGGAGTCAATCACCGTCAGGACATCTGATATTCAGCTATTCAATGACTCAGACCCAAGAAAATCGCCTGACCATCGGGCAATCCTAAATATAGATCAACACGGTTTGGTTGTACCAGCAAAGGCATATATTGATAATTCATTCCACAAGTCTTTGACTTTTCATGTGGAAAAGCGCGCTGAGAAAAGAGGTCTTTCGGGTTTGAAGGGATTACTGAGGGAAGCCGAGGAGGAATTGAATGCCGATCTCGGATTTGACTTTGGATACGCGATTAAATACGGAACAAAGGAGCTTATCGGAAGAAATTCCGATAACTATATTCAGGATATCCAAAACCTTGAGAAAACACTTGAGTTGTTAGGCTGGGAGGACAACAGCGACCCTCGACCCATTGCTATCGCGGGAACACGATGTGATTTCGGATTCATTTGGTTTCAGGCTCAATATCATACTGGTAGTCTCTCAAGAATCAAATGCGGACTGATGATGAGTGATATTCCAATAAATAACAGCCCACTTAGTTCCGTATTCGGCAACGAGTGGTATGAGCAACACAATTCCCTGAGAAGCGTTCAGCTACGACTGCGTGGCGATGAGGTATCATTATCAAACCCAAGAGAGGTTCTTTTAGATGAATCCAGTGGTGCAGGCCGGACAGAGATAATCGCAGATAATCCGTACTTCCAAAATAAGGAAGCAATACTGGAATCCATAGATAATGACGCTCTTGAACCCTTTATAAATGCAATCTGTGCTGTCGATAGATTACCCTTCGATGTGCGCGGGGGCTACTCCAGTAAGGACATATATCACTCTGTCGGCGAGATTCAAATGAGCTATATTCACGCTGTTGTACCTGCATACTTTGTCTGGCCAATGTCTGATCCTCACGTAGTACCTCCCTCTGAAGATCCTCCAACCCCGGACTGGCTCGACTCGCTTGGCTCAGACGATGCAGACGAGCGTTCCGATGAATAG
- a CDS encoding LAGLIDADG family homing endonuclease, protein MTALDNQSLAFTLGFIAGEGSFYLTTTVDDRYAYNLDIGPRFSLTMGVYEEDLLNQFRSRFALGSVTSDSKGYRWVLSSRDERHTLRELIEEHVASGSLFTTSKKHEAFETWSEALDILEPGYSLSKSDLEELVQLKDDINYMSAPSSLSADELIAVIEDADQP, encoded by the coding sequence ATGACGGCGTTAGACAATCAGTCATTGGCGTTCACCCTCGGATTCATTGCCGGGGAGGGAAGTTTCTACCTAACGACTACTGTCGACGACCGGTACGCGTACAACCTCGACATCGGCCCGCGTTTCTCACTTACCATGGGTGTGTATGAAGAAGACCTCCTCAATCAATTTCGTTCTCGGTTCGCGTTGGGTTCGGTGACGAGCGACAGCAAAGGATACCGATGGGTGTTGTCGAGCCGAGACGAACGTCACACGTTGCGTGAGCTGATTGAGGAGCACGTCGCCAGCGGTTCCCTCTTCACCACCTCCAAGAAACACGAGGCGTTCGAGACTTGGTCGGAGGCCCTTGACATCCTTGAACCGGGCTACTCCCTCTCAAAGTCCGACTTGGAGGAACTCGTCCAGCTGAAGGACGACATCAACTACATGTCGGCGCCGTCGTCCCTGTCGGCGGACGAGCTCATCGCGGTAATCGAGGATGCAGACCAACCCTGA
- a CDS encoding tyrosine-type recombinase/integrase, whose translation MLEPTSPREAVNEYLAEVQQELAAATAQNHKYRLDKFLTWTDEVGLDDMNEITGSLLQEFKQWLMGDVAKVTVKNHLSTVRQFVEFCEDINVAPKGVGRKIRLPTIQLGEDVSDVHILQKEAEMILEYCEDYEYATLRHTAFYILWHTGMRASALTGLDIGDYDNRANVLSLRHRPDEETPLKNKERSERDVYINDDVASVLDAFLDMHHPYVEDEYGRMPLLGGTQGRLHYTTIQRNIYTVTRPCHYTNECPHDRDLQECEATSYNTASKCPSSVAPHALRKGAATALRKQDVPKEVASERLDMSGNVLDKHYDKRTKREKMELRREYLNGI comes from the coding sequence ATGCTCGAACCAACGTCACCGCGAGAAGCGGTCAACGAATACCTAGCTGAAGTGCAGCAAGAACTCGCCGCGGCAACCGCTCAGAACCACAAGTACCGACTCGACAAATTCCTCACCTGGACCGACGAGGTCGGACTCGACGACATGAACGAAATCACCGGAAGCCTACTCCAAGAGTTCAAACAATGGCTAATGGGCGACGTAGCAAAAGTGACCGTCAAGAACCACCTGAGTACTGTTCGTCAGTTCGTCGAGTTCTGCGAAGACATCAACGTCGCCCCAAAAGGCGTCGGCCGAAAAATCCGGCTCCCAACGATACAACTGGGTGAAGACGTGAGTGACGTGCACATCCTCCAGAAAGAAGCGGAGATGATTCTCGAATACTGCGAAGACTACGAGTACGCGACGCTTCGTCACACCGCTTTCTACATCCTCTGGCACACGGGGATGCGAGCAAGTGCCCTAACGGGTCTAGACATCGGCGACTACGACAATCGGGCGAACGTACTCTCGCTGCGACACAGACCAGATGAAGAAACACCGCTCAAGAATAAAGAGCGGAGCGAGCGCGACGTGTACATCAACGACGACGTTGCCTCGGTCCTTGACGCCTTCCTCGATATGCATCACCCATACGTCGAGGACGAGTACGGACGGATGCCGTTACTTGGTGGGACGCAAGGTCGCCTCCACTACACGACAATCCAGCGGAATATCTACACAGTTACGCGTCCATGCCACTACACGAACGAGTGTCCACACGATCGGGATCTCCAGGAGTGTGAAGCGACGAGTTACAACACCGCCAGCAAGTGTCCGTCGAGCGTTGCACCCCACGCGCTCCGTAAAGGTGCAGCGACAGCACTTCGGAAGCAGGATGTTCCGAAAGAGGTCGCATCTGAACGGCTGGATATGAGCGGCAACGTACTCGACAAACACTACGACAAACGGACTAAACGAGAGAAAATGGAGCTACGGAGAGAATATCTCAACGGCATCTGA
- a CDS encoding GNAT family N-acetyltransferase, protein MNYELREATPSPDEYVALREAAGMGQRSEAAARRGLPNSLHAVTAVASATDRVVGMGRLVGDGGCFYQIVDVAVHPDHQGVGLETRVVSNLLDYLRENALDSAYVSLIADVDDFYDRFGFEATAPESKGMALSVGDL, encoded by the coding sequence ATGAACTACGAACTCCGCGAAGCGACGCCCTCGCCCGACGAGTACGTCGCTCTCCGCGAGGCGGCCGGCATGGGACAGCGGTCCGAAGCGGCCGCCCGGCGCGGCTTGCCGAACAGCCTCCACGCCGTCACGGCCGTCGCGTCGGCGACCGACCGAGTCGTCGGCATGGGCCGCCTCGTCGGCGACGGCGGGTGCTTCTATCAGATAGTCGACGTTGCGGTCCATCCGGACCATCAGGGCGTCGGTCTCGAAACGAGAGTGGTGTCGAACCTCCTCGACTACCTCCGGGAGAACGCGCTCGACTCGGCGTACGTGAGCCTGATAGCCGACGTGGACGACTTCTACGACCGATTCGGGTTCGAGGCGACGGCCCCCGAATCGAAGGGCATGGCGCTGTCGGTCGGAGACCTGTAG
- a CDS encoding DUF5611 family protein, with product MKEYKMRRGEHLEDRIPDMEAKVEEYFGEVTGTEEHNGHDLYVVEDPDNPVFDRILAGVAEYSGKKDKLAVHFEERDAEEVIAEGHADAAADAVDKKNDFLLEATGRDAKARRESMKRQVEDDAEKPDGVS from the coding sequence ATGAAGGAATACAAGATGCGACGCGGCGAACATCTGGAGGACCGCATCCCGGACATGGAGGCGAAAGTCGAGGAGTACTTCGGCGAAGTCACCGGAACCGAGGAGCACAACGGCCACGACCTCTACGTCGTCGAGGACCCCGACAACCCGGTCTTCGACCGCATCCTCGCGGGCGTCGCCGAGTACAGCGGCAAGAAGGACAAACTCGCCGTCCACTTCGAGGAGCGCGACGCCGAGGAGGTCATCGCCGAGGGCCACGCCGACGCCGCCGCCGACGCCGTGGACAAGAAGAACGACTTCCTGCTCGAAGCCACGGGCCGCGACGCCAAGGCCCGCCGCGAGTCGATGAAGCGGCAGGTCGAGGACGACGCCGAGAAACCCGACGGCGTCTCGTAA
- a CDS encoding DUF7093 family protein translates to MSIRCSLLGHSYGDAEIEREREEQGSEVVVTVREFEECERCGERKIVTENKEVTALQSPAPDLESAESDSGMGSRSGESGATGATGPSAGATTDATVGVETGGATDAEVTAAGEDDAEIMTDSTDSGGASASSSGGSASGGASAADASTGSASSDTAETGGEAATAEGDFEQAPSAADDDGVILDDDAESDAESRTPGEWPEAETTHPAETDEGPGEWPAVGREDEDEGYDADPDGSGSADVEFGGGLTPESAPGVDDGETEEVEFVNAEGDALQSKDAGENGGQLSSGISAGADAPSLSGPADDPDVDAEFVCPECDYRQDVAGSSLRAGDICPECARGYLAQE, encoded by the coding sequence ATGAGTATCAGGTGTTCGCTCCTCGGCCACAGCTACGGGGACGCAGAAATCGAACGGGAACGCGAGGAGCAGGGAAGCGAAGTCGTGGTCACGGTCAGGGAGTTCGAGGAGTGCGAACGGTGCGGCGAGCGCAAGATAGTGACCGAGAACAAGGAGGTCACCGCGCTCCAGTCGCCAGCGCCCGACCTCGAATCCGCCGAGTCCGACTCCGGGATGGGGTCCCGGTCCGGCGAGTCGGGGGCGACCGGCGCGACCGGACCGAGCGCGGGCGCGACGACCGACGCGACCGTGGGCGTCGAGACCGGTGGGGCAACCGACGCCGAAGTCACCGCGGCGGGCGAGGACGACGCCGAAATCATGACCGACTCGACCGACTCCGGGGGCGCGTCCGCCTCGTCGTCGGGCGGGTCGGCGTCCGGCGGGGCGTCCGCGGCGGACGCGTCGACCGGGTCCGCGTCGAGCGACACCGCCGAGACCGGGGGCGAGGCGGCCACCGCCGAGGGCGACTTCGAGCAGGCCCCGTCGGCCGCGGACGACGACGGCGTCATCTTGGACGACGACGCCGAGAGCGACGCCGAGAGTCGCACGCCCGGTGAGTGGCCCGAGGCCGAGACGACCCATCCGGCCGAGACCGACGAGGGTCCCGGCGAGTGGCCCGCGGTCGGCCGCGAGGACGAAGACGAGGGGTACGACGCCGACCCCGACGGTTCCGGGAGCGCGGACGTGGAGTTCGGCGGCGGACTGACCCCCGAGTCCGCGCCCGGGGTGGACGACGGCGAGACCGAGGAAGTCGAGTTCGTCAACGCCGAGGGCGACGCGCTCCAGTCGAAAGACGCCGGCGAGAACGGCGGCCAACTCTCGTCGGGCATCTCGGCCGGCGCGGACGCGCCCTCGCTGTCGGGGCCGGCCGACGACCCCGACGTGGACGCCGAGTTCGTCTGCCCCGAGTGCGACTACAGACAGGACGTGGCCGGGTCGTCGCTCCGGGCGGGCGACATCTGCCCCGAGTGCGCGAGGGGCTACCTCGCACAGGAGTAG
- a CDS encoding glycoside hydrolase family 3 N-terminal domain-containing protein has product MKAAGAAAGSAAMGASAEQVAARTGVNVEKYLRDLTLEQKVAQMTQVAVSSFDPEPDEPNVPDSFGVDTVGAYFSELGVGSILSGGAKPPSFDGDAVVKGINALQEYNLENAPHDIPFLWGVDATHGNGLLEGATSLPQRLNMGAARDVDLVKEAEKHTAESTAAMGAHWTFAPTTDLQRDPRWGRFYEGISEDPLIEGEVSRARVEALESADRLTSTVKHFAGYSIPNNGNDRAPADTSLRDLRTNVLPPYRSALDAGPGTVMVNSGAVNGKPAHASSWLLTRVLREAYGFEGVIISDYDDIHRLMTNHDYAPDFREATKEVINAGVDMYMIGNGGDAPGPVEFIETVVDLVRGGEIKRKRIDDAVRRILALKADLGLFDRPTVDESRLSETLGGARETSERLAKESLVLLKNEGDVLPLSGSEDVLLTGPGVDGNGNNTRPLMQHGGWTLGWQGPSGGGPFPRQTLVADELRDRFSSVTHVPTSFDNERWWSGDQTDANGNFDFTDEQERNVRSAAPDSDAVVVVLGEGPHNEGFGDRDDLELDDAQRELLSVVNEETGDDTPVVGVMLAGSPLGSPETHDALDALLFAGQPGSDGGVAIADTLVGAYNPSGKLAFSWPRNVGTVPVQYDRAPPTSTGGSDNTALYEFGHGLSYADFEYGNASVSPGSVSDPSKQSSATVRVDVTNAGNVAGDHVVEVYNTQSYGSVLQPKRRLLGFERVSLDAGETKRVEVDLYLSALEVVPDDVLALRPKVVEAGDYELTVGRDGPKATLSVERTGSVTDSPLTPGRSRVGNGRGSGTKGLGNVFTRFRTGLNSE; this is encoded by the coding sequence ATGAAGGCCGCGGGGGCCGCCGCGGGGAGCGCGGCGATGGGTGCGAGCGCGGAGCAGGTCGCCGCTCGCACCGGCGTGAACGTCGAGAAGTACCTCCGGGACCTCACGCTCGAGCAGAAGGTCGCCCAGATGACGCAGGTGGCGGTCAGTTCGTTCGACCCCGAACCCGACGAACCGAACGTTCCGGACAGTTTCGGCGTCGACACGGTCGGCGCGTACTTCAGCGAACTCGGCGTCGGGAGCATCCTCTCGGGCGGCGCGAAACCGCCGTCGTTCGACGGGGACGCGGTCGTGAAGGGCATCAACGCGCTTCAGGAGTACAACCTGGAGAACGCGCCCCACGATATCCCGTTCCTCTGGGGCGTCGACGCCACCCACGGCAACGGACTGCTCGAAGGGGCGACGTCGCTCCCCCAGCGGTTGAACATGGGCGCGGCCCGGGATGTCGACCTGGTGAAGGAAGCCGAGAAACACACCGCCGAGTCCACGGCGGCGATGGGCGCCCACTGGACGTTCGCACCGACGACCGACCTCCAGCGCGACCCCCGCTGGGGCCGGTTCTACGAGGGAATCAGCGAGGACCCGCTCATCGAGGGCGAGGTGTCCCGCGCCCGCGTGGAGGCCTTGGAGAGCGCCGACCGCCTGACCTCCACGGTCAAGCACTTCGCCGGGTACTCGATTCCCAACAACGGCAACGACAGGGCGCCCGCCGACACGTCGCTTCGCGACCTCCGGACGAACGTCCTGCCGCCGTACCGCAGCGCGCTCGACGCCGGTCCGGGGACGGTGATGGTCAACAGCGGTGCCGTCAACGGGAAACCGGCCCACGCGTCGAGTTGGTTGCTGACGCGGGTGCTGCGCGAGGCCTACGGGTTCGAGGGCGTCATCATCTCCGACTACGACGACATCCACCGCCTGATGACCAACCACGACTACGCGCCCGACTTCCGGGAGGCGACCAAGGAGGTCATCAACGCCGGCGTCGACATGTACATGATCGGAAACGGCGGCGACGCGCCCGGCCCGGTCGAGTTCATCGAAACCGTCGTCGACCTCGTTCGAGGCGGCGAAATCAAGCGCAAGCGCATCGACGACGCCGTCAGACGAATTCTCGCGCTCAAGGCCGACCTCGGACTGTTCGACCGACCCACCGTCGACGAGTCGCGGCTGTCGGAGACGCTCGGCGGGGCACGAGAGACCTCCGAGCGACTCGCCAAGGAGTCGCTCGTCCTGCTCAAGAACGAGGGCGACGTACTCCCGCTGTCGGGGAGCGAGGACGTCCTGCTGACCGGACCCGGGGTCGACGGGAACGGCAACAACACCCGGCCGCTGATGCAACACGGCGGGTGGACGCTCGGCTGGCAGGGGCCGAGCGGCGGCGGGCCGTTCCCGCGCCAGACCCTCGTCGCCGACGAACTCCGCGACCGGTTCTCGAGCGTCACGCACGTCCCGACGTCGTTCGACAACGAACGCTGGTGGTCGGGCGACCAGACCGACGCGAACGGGAACTTCGACTTCACCGACGAGCAGGAGCGGAACGTGCGGTCGGCGGCGCCCGACTCCGACGCGGTCGTGGTCGTCCTCGGCGAGGGGCCCCACAACGAGGGGTTCGGCGACCGAGACGACCTCGAACTCGACGACGCCCAGCGGGAACTTCTGAGCGTCGTGAACGAGGAGACCGGAGACGACACGCCCGTGGTCGGCGTCATGCTGGCCGGAAGCCCGTTAGGGTCGCCCGAGACCCACGACGCTCTCGACGCGCTCCTGTTCGCGGGCCAGCCCGGTAGCGACGGCGGGGTCGCCATCGCCGACACGCTCGTCGGAGCGTACAACCCGTCGGGCAAACTCGCGTTCAGTTGGCCTCGGAACGTCGGGACCGTGCCGGTCCAGTACGACCGCGCGCCGCCGACGAGCACGGGCGGGAGCGACAACACGGCGCTGTACGAGTTCGGCCACGGCCTCTCGTACGCCGACTTCGAGTACGGAAACGCGTCGGTGTCGCCGGGGAGCGTCTCGGACCCGTCGAAGCAGTCGAGCGCCACGGTTCGCGTGGACGTTACCAACGCGGGCAACGTCGCGGGAGACCACGTCGTCGAGGTGTACAACACCCAGTCGTACGGGTCGGTCCTCCAGCCCAAGCGCCGACTGCTGGGCTTCGAGCGCGTGTCGCTCGACGCCGGGGAGACGAAACGCGTCGAAGTCGACCTCTACCTCTCGGCGCTCGAAGTCGTCCCCGACGACGTGCTGGCGCTCCGACCGAAAGTCGTCGAGGCGGGCGACTACGAACTCACCGTCGGGCGGGACGGTCCGAAGGCGACGCTGTCGGTCGAGCGGACCGGGAGCGTCACCGACTCCCCGCTCACGCCGGGGCGGTCCCGAGTGGGCAACGGCCGCGGAAGCGGAACGAAGGGTCTGGGGAACGTGTTCACGCGCTTTAGAACCGGCCTGAACTCGGAGTGA